The genomic stretch GGCTGCTGCTGGCCCTGACCGTGGTGGCCTGCGTCCTCAGCATCACCGTCGGCACCCGGTCCATCGGCCTGGGCACCGTCTGGCAGGCGCTGACCGACGCCTCCACCCCGGGCGACGAGACGCTGATCATCCGGGAGCTGCGGGTGCCGCGCACGCTGCTGGGCGTGCTCGCCGGGGTCAGCCTGGGTGTCGCCGGCGCGCTCATGCAGGGGCACACCCGCAACCCCCTGGGCGACCCGGGGCTGCTCGGGGTGACCGCGGGCGCGTCGTTCGCCGTGGTGCTCTCCATCTGGCTGCTGGGGCTCAGCACGCCGGGGGGCTACGTCTGGTTCGCCCTGGTCGGCGCCCTGCTGGGCAGCGTCACCGTCTACGCGATCGGCTCCGCCGGCCCGGGCGGGTCCACCCCGGTGACCCTGGCGCTGGCCGGCGCCGCGCTGACCGCGCTGCTCTACGCCCTGATCCAGGCGATCACCATCCGCGAGACGACGGCGCTGGACGCCTACCGCTTCTGGGTGGTCGGCGCGCTGGCCGGCCGGGACGCCGAGGTCGCCGCACAGGTCGCCCCGTTCATCGTCGTCGGCCTGGTGCTCGCCCTGGTCAACGCGCCGGCGCTCAACCTGCTCGGGCTGGGTGAGGACGTCGCCCGCGGGCTGGGCACCCGGATCTGGCTGGCCCGCAGCGTCGGGCTGGCGTCGATCACGCTGCTGGCCGGCGCGGCGACCGCCGCCTGCGGGCCGATCGTCTTCGTCGGGCTGGTCGTGCCGCACGTCGCCCGCGCGGTCACCGGCCCCGACCACCGCTGGCTGATCCCGTACTCCGCCCTGCTGGGCGCGATCTTCCTGCTGCTGGCCGACGTGCTCGGCCGCGTCGTCGCCCGCCCCGGCGAGCTGCAGGTCGGCATCGTGCTCGCCGTCGTCGGCGCACCGTTCTTCATCGCCCTGGTCCGCCGGCGGAAGCTGGCCGCGCTGTGACGCTCGCGCCGCCCACCCGTGCCCCCGAGCGCTCCCCCGCCCGGCGGGCGGTGCGGGTGGGGCCGTTCTCCGCCGTCTACCGGCCCCGGCAGCTCGCCGTCCCGGTGGCGGTGCTCGCCGCGCTGGTCGTGGTCAGCGCGCTCAACCTGGGCCGCGGCGACTACCCGATCAGCGTGCCGGAGGTGCTCGGCACCCTGGTCGGCGCCGGCGACGACACCCAGCGGTTCATCGTGCTGGAGCTGCGGGCGCCCCGGATCGCCGTCGGGCTGCTGGTCGGGGTGGCCCTGGGGGTCTCCGGGGCGCTGTTCCAGACCTTCGCCCGCAACCCGCTGGCCAGCCCGGACATCCTCGGGGTCACCGGCGGGGCGGCGGTCGGCGCCGTCGGGGTCATCGTGCTGGGCGGCACCGGCGCCGGGGCACTGCTGGGCGGGGTCGGGATCCCGGCCGCGGCGCTGCTCAGCGGCCTGCTCACCGCCGGGTTGATCTTCGGGCTGGCCTGGCGCAAGGGCATCGACGGCTACCGGCTGGTGCTGGTCGGCATCGGGCTGGCCGCGTTCGCCCAGGCCCTGATCGCCTACCTGCTCACCCGCAGCGACATCAACGACGCCGCCGCGGCCAACGTGTGGCTCACCGGATCGCTGAACGGCCGGGGCTGGGACCAGGCCGCGCCGCTGGCGCTGGCCCTGGTGGTGCTGCTGCCCGCCGCGCTCGCCCTGAGCCGGGCGCTCGGCGTGCTGCAGTTCGGCGACGACACCGCCCGGGCGCTCGGCGTGCGGGTGGGTCCGGCGCAGGGCGTGGTCGTGCTCGTCGCCGTGGCGCTGGCCGCCTTCGCCGTCTCCGCCGCCGGCCCGATCAACTTCGTCGCGCTGGTGGTGCCGCAGGTGGCCCTGCGCCTCACCGGCGGCTCCCGCCCCCCGGTGGTCGCCTCGGCGCTGCTCGGCGCCCTGCTGCTGATCGGCAGCGACCTGGTGGCCCGCACCGTGCTGCCCGACTCGTTCCCCGTGGGGGTGGTGACCGCCGTGGTCGGCGCCCCCTACCTGCTCTGGCTCCTCGTCCGCGGAAGGCGGCGATCGACCCTGTGACTGCCTCACCCACCCTCGCCCGCGACGCCTCCCGCCCCGACGCGCCCCCGGTGCGGCTCGCCGCCGACGGCGTCCGGCTCGCCTACGGCGAGAAGGTCGTCGTCGACTCCCTCGACCTCGAGCTCACCGACGGGTCGTTCACCGCGATCGTCGGCCCGAACGGCTGCGGCAAGTCCACCCTGCTCAAGGCGCTCGGCCGGCTGCTGCGCCCCACCGGCGGCACGGTGCTGCTCGACGGCCGGGCGATCACCGCCACCCCGACCCGCGAGGTGGCCAAGGTCCTCGGCCTGCTGCCGCAGACCCCGCTGGCCCCGGAGGGGCTGACCGTCGCCGACCTGGTGGCCCGGGGCCGGCACCCGCACCAGAGCTGGCTGCGGCAGTGGTCCTCCGACGACGAGGCGGTGGTCGCCGAGGCGCTGCGCTGGACCGACATGGCCGAGCTGGCCGACTCCCCCGTCGACGCGCTGTCGGGCGGGCAGCGGCAGCGGGCGTGGATATCCATGGCCCTGGCCCAGGGCACCGACCTGCTGCTGCTCGACGAACCGACCACCTACCTCGACCTCGCCCACCAGGTCGACGTCCTCGAGCTGGTCGGCCGGCTGCACGCCGAGCGCGGCCGCACGGTGGTCGTGGTGCTGCACGACCTCAACCTGGCGGCGCGCTACGCGCAGCGGCTGGTGGCGATGAAGGACGGCGTGCTGGTTGCGGCCGGCACGCCGGCGGAGGTGCTCACCGAGGAGTTGCTCGCCGACGTCTTCGAGCTGGAGGCCCGGGTCGTGCCCGACCCGGTCACCGGCACCCCGATGGTGGTGCCGGTCCGCCGACTGCGGTGACCTCGCCCCGCCGGTCAGTACCTGAAGGTGCTCACCGCGGTCCGCAGCTCGGCCGCCATCCGGGACAGCTCGTCGACGGCCTGCCGGGTCTGCCCGAGCGCCTCGGTGGTGGACGACGCCGCGGCCGACACCCCGGTGATGTTGACGGCGATCTCCGTCGAGCCGCCCGCGGCCTCCTGCACCGACCGGGACATCTCGTTGGTGGTGGCCGTCTGCTCCTCCACCGCGCTGGCGATGGTCAGCTGGTAGTCGTTGATCGACCCGATGACCTCGGAGATGCGGCCGATCGCGGCCACCGCGCCGCTCGTGTCGCCCTGGATGGCCTCCACCCGGCGCGCGATGTCCTCGGTGGCCCGCGCGGTCTCCTGGGCCAGCTCCTTCACCTCGTTCGCGACGACGGCGAACCCCTTGCCCGCCTCACCCGCGCGCGCGGCCTCGATCGTGGCGTTCAGCGCCAGCAGGTTCGTCTGCTCCGCGATGCTCGTGATGACCTTGACCACCGCGCCGATCTCCTGCGAGCTGGCGCCCAGCTTCTGGATCGTCCCGGTCGTCGTCTGGGCCTCGGTCACCGCCTGAGCGGCGACCCGGGTGGCCTCGTTCACGCTCTGGCTGATCTCCCGGATCGCCGAGTTCATCTCATCCGCCCCCGCCGCGACCGTGGCCACGCTGCGCGACACCTCCGCCGCCGCCGCCGAGACGACCCCGGACTGGGCCGAGGTCTCCTCCGCCGACGCCGAGATCTGGCCGGCCGACGCCGACAGCTGCTCGGATGCGGCCGCGACGGCGTCGGAGGAGGCGGTGACCGAACCGATCACCCCGCGCAGGTGCACCTGCGCGGTGTCGAGGGCCGCGGCCATCTGGCCGACCTCGTCGCGCGCCGTGACCCCGGCCGACCGGGTGAGGTCACCGACCGCCATCGCCTCCAGCGTGCGCTTGACGCGGCCCAGCGGGCCGGCGATCGACCGCTGCAGCAGCAGGCAGATGCCCGCGACCAGCAAGGTGCCCACCACGGCGGTCAGCACGGCGACCCGGTCGGCGGTGGAGATGGCGGACTGCAGCTCGCCCTGCGCACCGCTGGCCAGCGCGGCGAGGTCGTCCTTGGCGGCGCTGACCGCGGCGTCG from Modestobacter roseus encodes the following:
- a CDS encoding ABC transporter ATP-binding protein yields the protein MTASPTLARDASRPDAPPVRLAADGVRLAYGEKVVVDSLDLELTDGSFTAIVGPNGCGKSTLLKALGRLLRPTGGTVLLDGRAITATPTREVAKVLGLLPQTPLAPEGLTVADLVARGRHPHQSWLRQWSSDDEAVVAEALRWTDMAELADSPVDALSGGQRQRAWISMALAQGTDLLLLDEPTTYLDLAHQVDVLELVGRLHAERGRTVVVVLHDLNLAARYAQRLVAMKDGVLVAAGTPAEVLTEELLADVFELEARVVPDPVTGTPMVVPVRRLR
- a CDS encoding methyl-accepting chemotaxis protein, which codes for MAASRTASPSHPHRAGRFADLRLAVRFGILLGVVAVAFAALLTSTLVAHGVVREESRIAGDLADAQALVLQLDTRASELKVDALKALVSEDPTAQLQDLADDTATTEELLAELAAVPLDGAIAADVVALPEAFAGYTGAIGVFIQGAVTDQAGMRLRYEEVQQANDVSDAAVSAAKDDLAALASGAQGELQSAISTADRVAVLTAVVGTLLVAGICLLLQRSIAGPLGRVKRTLEAMAVGDLTRSAGVTARDEVGQMAAALDTAQVHLRGVIGSVTASSDAVAAASEQLSASAGQISASAEETSAQSGVVSAAAAEVSRSVATVAAGADEMNSAIREISQSVNEATRVAAQAVTEAQTTTGTIQKLGASSQEIGAVVKVITSIAEQTNLLALNATIEAARAGEAGKGFAVVANEVKELAQETARATEDIARRVEAIQGDTSGAVAAIGRISEVIGSINDYQLTIASAVEEQTATTNEMSRSVQEAAGGSTEIAVNITGVSAAASSTTEALGQTRQAVDELSRMAAELRTAVSTFRY
- a CDS encoding FecCD family ABC transporter permease, which encodes MTLAPPTRAPERSPARRAVRVGPFSAVYRPRQLAVPVAVLAALVVVSALNLGRGDYPISVPEVLGTLVGAGDDTQRFIVLELRAPRIAVGLLVGVALGVSGALFQTFARNPLASPDILGVTGGAAVGAVGVIVLGGTGAGALLGGVGIPAAALLSGLLTAGLIFGLAWRKGIDGYRLVLVGIGLAAFAQALIAYLLTRSDINDAAAANVWLTGSLNGRGWDQAAPLALALVVLLPAALALSRALGVLQFGDDTARALGVRVGPAQGVVVLVAVALAAFAVSAAGPINFVALVVPQVALRLTGGSRPPVVASALLGALLLIGSDLVARTVLPDSFPVGVVTAVVGAPYLLWLLVRGRRRSTL
- a CDS encoding FecCD family ABC transporter permease is translated as MAQRTATAVPSAAAEPRRGLLHGAFTRTLGLWLLLALTVVACVLSITVGTRSIGLGTVWQALTDASTPGDETLIIRELRVPRTLLGVLAGVSLGVAGALMQGHTRNPLGDPGLLGVTAGASFAVVLSIWLLGLSTPGGYVWFALVGALLGSVTVYAIGSAGPGGSTPVTLALAGAALTALLYALIQAITIRETTALDAYRFWVVGALAGRDAEVAAQVAPFIVVGLVLALVNAPALNLLGLGEDVARGLGTRIWLARSVGLASITLLAGAATAACGPIVFVGLVVPHVARAVTGPDHRWLIPYSALLGAIFLLLADVLGRVVARPGELQVGIVLAVVGAPFFIALVRRRKLAAL